The proteins below are encoded in one region of Coffea arabica cultivar ET-39 chromosome 4c, Coffea Arabica ET-39 HiFi, whole genome shotgun sequence:
- the LOC113740326 gene encoding flavonol synthase/flavanone 3-hydroxylase-like isoform X1: MGFCPEATTDWFQIYNGESKKQKSSPIVMANLAIPTIDLSPFFNNEDAENSKKRVKEIIRQACSEYGFFQIVNHGVPLDLLSRAMELSKAFFRFSDEEKLECNPNAGAPLLAGYSKQPEISPDKNEYILMFPPETGFNILPSNPPDFREAMEELFSYFTKAGQLVESIMNDSLGLPENFLKEYNNDRSWDFMVAMHYFPATESENNGITPHEDGNTVTFVVQDEAGGLEVCKNGEWIPVIPELGKIVVNLGDSIQVMTNKKFKSATHRVVRPKGRSRHSFAFFYNIQGDKWVEPLPQFTKEIGETAKYRGFFYKDYQALRMRNKTHPSARPEDAINITHYEISTS; encoded by the exons ATGGGCTTCTGTCCTGAAGCTACTACTGATTGGTTTCAAATTTACAATGGggaaagcaagaaacaaaagtcaAGTCCAATTGTGATGGCCAACTTAGCTATTCCCACAATTGATCTCTCTCCTTTCTTCAACAATGAAGATGCTGAGAACAGCAAGAAGAGAGTTAAAGAAATTATTCGCCAAGCCTGCTCTGAATATGGCTTCTTCCAGATTGTGAACCATGGGGTACCCCTGGATTTGTTAAGCAGAGCAATGGAGCTCTCAAAGGCATTTTTCAGGTTCTCAGATGAGGAGAAGCTCGAGTGTAATCCTAATGCCGGAGCACCTCTTCTGGCCGGTTATAGCAAGCAGCCTGAGATATCACCTGACAAGAATGAATACATTCTCATGTTTCCACCTGAAACTGGCTTCAATATACTGCCCAGTAATCCGCCTGATTTCAG GGAAGCAATGGAAGAGTTGTTCAGTTATTTCACCAAGGCTGGTCAATTGGTAGAGAGCATCATGAATGACTCTCTTGGTCTCCCTGAAAACTTCCTGAAAGAGTACAATAATGATAGGAGCTGGGATTTTATGGTGGCTATGCACTATTTTCCAGCTACTGAATCTGAGAACAATGGAATAACGCCACATGAAGATGGAAACACCGTAACATTCGTTGTTCAAGACGAAGCTGGAGGACTTGAAGTTTGCAAGAATGGAGAATGGATTCCAGTGATCCCTGAACTGGGCAAAATAGTGGTCAATCTAGGTGATTCAATTCAG GTGATGACCAACAAAAAGTTTAAAAGTGCAACTCACAGAGTTGTAAGGCCTAAAGGAAGAAGCAGACACTCTTTTGCATTCTTCTATAATATACAAGGAGACAAGTGGGTAGAACCATTGCCACAATTCACTAAAGAGATTGGAGAGACAGCAAAGTACAGGGGGTTCTTCTACAAGGATTACCAGGCATTGAGAATGAGAAACAAGACTCATCCATCAGCAAGACCCGAAGATGCCATCAACATCACTCATTATGAAATTTCGACCTCATGA
- the LOC113740326 gene encoding flavonol synthase/flavanone 3-hydroxylase-like isoform X2 — MANLAIPTIDLSPFFNNEDAENSKKRVKEIIRQACSEYGFFQIVNHGVPLDLLSRAMELSKAFFRFSDEEKLECNPNAGAPLLAGYSKQPEISPDKNEYILMFPPETGFNILPSNPPDFREAMEELFSYFTKAGQLVESIMNDSLGLPENFLKEYNNDRSWDFMVAMHYFPATESENNGITPHEDGNTVTFVVQDEAGGLEVCKNGEWIPVIPELGKIVVNLGDSIQVMTNKKFKSATHRVVRPKGRSRHSFAFFYNIQGDKWVEPLPQFTKEIGETAKYRGFFYKDYQALRMRNKTHPSARPEDAINITHYEISTS; from the exons ATGGCCAACTTAGCTATTCCCACAATTGATCTCTCTCCTTTCTTCAACAATGAAGATGCTGAGAACAGCAAGAAGAGAGTTAAAGAAATTATTCGCCAAGCCTGCTCTGAATATGGCTTCTTCCAGATTGTGAACCATGGGGTACCCCTGGATTTGTTAAGCAGAGCAATGGAGCTCTCAAAGGCATTTTTCAGGTTCTCAGATGAGGAGAAGCTCGAGTGTAATCCTAATGCCGGAGCACCTCTTCTGGCCGGTTATAGCAAGCAGCCTGAGATATCACCTGACAAGAATGAATACATTCTCATGTTTCCACCTGAAACTGGCTTCAATATACTGCCCAGTAATCCGCCTGATTTCAG GGAAGCAATGGAAGAGTTGTTCAGTTATTTCACCAAGGCTGGTCAATTGGTAGAGAGCATCATGAATGACTCTCTTGGTCTCCCTGAAAACTTCCTGAAAGAGTACAATAATGATAGGAGCTGGGATTTTATGGTGGCTATGCACTATTTTCCAGCTACTGAATCTGAGAACAATGGAATAACGCCACATGAAGATGGAAACACCGTAACATTCGTTGTTCAAGACGAAGCTGGAGGACTTGAAGTTTGCAAGAATGGAGAATGGATTCCAGTGATCCCTGAACTGGGCAAAATAGTGGTCAATCTAGGTGATTCAATTCAG GTGATGACCAACAAAAAGTTTAAAAGTGCAACTCACAGAGTTGTAAGGCCTAAAGGAAGAAGCAGACACTCTTTTGCATTCTTCTATAATATACAAGGAGACAAGTGGGTAGAACCATTGCCACAATTCACTAAAGAGATTGGAGAGACAGCAAAGTACAGGGGGTTCTTCTACAAGGATTACCAGGCATTGAGAATGAGAAACAAGACTCATCCATCAGCAAGACCCGAAGATGCCATCAACATCACTCATTATGAAATTTCGACCTCATGA